The proteins below are encoded in one region of Rana temporaria chromosome 2, aRanTem1.1, whole genome shotgun sequence:
- the LOC120929447 gene encoding glycoprotein-N-acetylgalactosamine 3-beta-galactosyltransferase 1-like isoform X2, which produces MCHARTSWKKFIFGFFIGFLTTFCIVGTFLKIACTLESSKQSWNPKPMPKPDDISVSEELAHKVRVLCWIMTSPKNLKTRTIHVKYSWIRHCNISLFMSSTSSDDFPTIGLGTKEGRSELYLKTIRAFQYIHKHYINQADWFLKADDDTYIVMENLNLMLSNYTPDQPIYFGKLFKPFVKQGYMSGGAGYLLSKEALKRFVEGFHSGNCSHRSSVEDLELGHCMEIMGVAPVDTRDSNGRETFHPFPPEFHLTNHLEKDDLYHDYSVYPVVEGPKCCSDLAISFHYVDAELMHTLEYFTYHLRAYGYQYRYQPQWPALTNRQHNDTKKPINIKTNLSESSAMKDIGTGA; this is translated from the exons ATGTGCCATGCTCGGACATCATGGAAGAAATTTATCTTTGGTTTCTTCATTGGATTCCTAACAACATTCTGCATTGTCGGCACTTTCCTGAAGATTGCCTGCACACTGGAGTCATCTAAACAATCGTGGAACCCAAAGCCAATGCCAAAACCAG ATGACATCAGTGTAAGTGAAGAACTCGCACACAAAGTTCGAGTGCTTTGCTGGATTATGACTTCACCTAAAAACTTAAAGACCAGAACCATCCATGTCAAATATTCTTGGATTCGTCACTGTAATATTTCTTTGTTCATGAGTTCTACCTCCAGTGATGACTTTCCGACTATTGGTCTGGGTACCAAGGAAGGGCGAAGTGAACTCTACTTGAAGACAATCAGAGCTTTTCAATATATACATAAACACTACATAAATCAGGCTGACTGGTTTTTGAAAGCTGATGATGACACTTATATAGTAATGGAGAACCTTAATCTAATGCTCTCCAATTATACGCCTGACCAGCCTATCTACTTTGGGAAACTGTTCAAACCTTTTGTCAAGCAGGGCTACATGAGTGGTGGAGCTGGTTATTTACTGAGTAAGGAAGCACTAAAGCGTTTTGTGGAAGGGTTTCACTCTGGTAACTGTAGTCATAGATCTTCTGTGGAGGACTTGGAACTTGGACATTGCATGGAGATCATGGGAGTTGCACCTGTTGACACTCGGGACTCTAACGGCAGAGAAACCTTTCATCCATTTCCGCCAGAATTTCACTTAACTAACCATTTGGAAAAAGATGACCTTTATCATGATTATTCTGTTTACCCTGTTGTTGAG ggtccCAAATGTTGCTCAGACTTGGCCATATCATTCCACTATGTGGATGCAGAACTTATGCACACCTTGGAATACTTCACCTACCACTTGAGAGCATATGGATACCAGTACCGTTACCAGCCCCAGTGGCCAGCTCTCACCAACAGACAGCATAATGACACCAAGAAAcctataaatataaaaacaaatttaagTGAGTCTTCTGCTATGAAGGATATTGGAACAGGTGCTTAA
- the LOC120929447 gene encoding glycoprotein-N-acetylgalactosamine 3-beta-galactosyltransferase 1-like isoform X1, producing the protein MLVKVHFIITMCHARTSWKKFIFGFFIGFLTTFCIVGTFLKIACTLESSKQSWNPKPMPKPDDISVSEELAHKVRVLCWIMTSPKNLKTRTIHVKYSWIRHCNISLFMSSTSSDDFPTIGLGTKEGRSELYLKTIRAFQYIHKHYINQADWFLKADDDTYIVMENLNLMLSNYTPDQPIYFGKLFKPFVKQGYMSGGAGYLLSKEALKRFVEGFHSGNCSHRSSVEDLELGHCMEIMGVAPVDTRDSNGRETFHPFPPEFHLTNHLEKDDLYHDYSVYPVVEGPKCCSDLAISFHYVDAELMHTLEYFTYHLRAYGYQYRYQPQWPALTNRQHNDTKKPINIKTNLSESSAMKDIGTGA; encoded by the exons ATGCTGGTTAAG GTACATTTCATAATAACTATGTGCCATGCTCGGACATCATGGAAGAAATTTATCTTTGGTTTCTTCATTGGATTCCTAACAACATTCTGCATTGTCGGCACTTTCCTGAAGATTGCCTGCACACTGGAGTCATCTAAACAATCGTGGAACCCAAAGCCAATGCCAAAACCAG ATGACATCAGTGTAAGTGAAGAACTCGCACACAAAGTTCGAGTGCTTTGCTGGATTATGACTTCACCTAAAAACTTAAAGACCAGAACCATCCATGTCAAATATTCTTGGATTCGTCACTGTAATATTTCTTTGTTCATGAGTTCTACCTCCAGTGATGACTTTCCGACTATTGGTCTGGGTACCAAGGAAGGGCGAAGTGAACTCTACTTGAAGACAATCAGAGCTTTTCAATATATACATAAACACTACATAAATCAGGCTGACTGGTTTTTGAAAGCTGATGATGACACTTATATAGTAATGGAGAACCTTAATCTAATGCTCTCCAATTATACGCCTGACCAGCCTATCTACTTTGGGAAACTGTTCAAACCTTTTGTCAAGCAGGGCTACATGAGTGGTGGAGCTGGTTATTTACTGAGTAAGGAAGCACTAAAGCGTTTTGTGGAAGGGTTTCACTCTGGTAACTGTAGTCATAGATCTTCTGTGGAGGACTTGGAACTTGGACATTGCATGGAGATCATGGGAGTTGCACCTGTTGACACTCGGGACTCTAACGGCAGAGAAACCTTTCATCCATTTCCGCCAGAATTTCACTTAACTAACCATTTGGAAAAAGATGACCTTTATCATGATTATTCTGTTTACCCTGTTGTTGAG ggtccCAAATGTTGCTCAGACTTGGCCATATCATTCCACTATGTGGATGCAGAACTTATGCACACCTTGGAATACTTCACCTACCACTTGAGAGCATATGGATACCAGTACCGTTACCAGCCCCAGTGGCCAGCTCTCACCAACAGACAGCATAATGACACCAAGAAAcctataaatataaaaacaaatttaagTGAGTCTTCTGCTATGAAGGATATTGGAACAGGTGCTTAA